Below is a genomic region from Miniphocaeibacter halophilus.
AATGTTTTTTATTTTTTTATTGTACTCAATTTCATTATTTAGATAATATTTAATTTCTAAATCTCCATTAATAATAATAATTAAAATATTATCCAAGTAGTTTACATCATCAACAAATTCAAAATTCCCTTGTCCTATTAAAGTTCTTATTAACTCAAATATTTCATATTTATAATTTAAATCATTTAAATATATTTTCATTTATTCCTCTTCATTTCAATAATTAAGTAAAAATAATTATATCATAGTTAAATTGTATTGACCGTATTCTTATAATATACTATTTATGAAAGGTAGTGGTTAAATGTCTAATAATTATTCTAATTATGAAGAAGAATTACTTAATTTATTACAAAAAGCTGTACGCATAAAGAGTATAAATCCTCCAGGAAACGAATTGGAAATGTGTAATTTAGTCTATGATTATATGACAAAATTAAATATTGAAACTTATAAAATTGAAGTAGAGGAAAACAGATACGATATAATTTCTATTTTAAGAAGCGAATCAAAAAATCCGGGAATTATTTTTACCGGACACATGGATGTTGTGCCTGTTAGTGAAGATGAATCTACTAGATGGGAGGTAGCTCCTTTTTCCGGAATAATTAAAGACGGTTTCCTATATGGCCGAGGTGCTTCAGATATGAAGTCAGGTCTTTGTTCAATTATGGTTGCAATGAGATATATAAAAGAAAATAATATTCCTATTAACAGAGACATAGCTCTTGTTGCAACAGTTGATGAAGAGGACAGCATGAAGGGATCAAAAGCATTAGTTGGTCACCGATTATTAGAAAACTTTAGGGAAGTTGTAGTTTGTGAACCTACAAATATGGAAATTTGCAACGTTGGCAGAGGAAGAACCTATGGAGTAATTGATATAAAGGGTAAAACAGGTCACGGTTCTCAATTAAGTGTAGATAAAAACGCTATACTTATAGCTAATAAAATAATTAATAAAATGGGTGAAACTGATTTATCCGATAAAGCTCATGAAATTTATGGTTCTAGCTTTTGGCAGCCATTGGCAATTCATGCATCTGTTGACCCTTGGGTAGTACCGGATGATTGTGAATTAAAAATTGATGCTCGCCTTGTACCAAATCATTTTTCCGATGACATTTGGCATAGAATCGATAAAATACTTACAGAAGTAAAAACAGAGGTTCCAAGTATGCAAGCAAATATTACAATTTTAGACAAAAGAGAGCCTTGGATTACCGATGAAAATACAGAGCTTATGCAAAATATAAAAAATATATATGAAAGTTTAGATTATGAATTTATTACCCAAGACTTTAAAGGAACAACAGATGGCACCATCCTTAGAAAAGACGGACGGGATGTAGTTATAGTTGGTCCGGGTTTACTTTCCGGTGTACACAAAGAAAATGAAAAAGTCTTAATAAAAAACCTCTTTAAAGCCTTAAGACTTTATACGGAACTTATGCAAAAATAACAAGCTTTTACTTATAATTTTTTATTTTTATTTATTTAAATCAAATGCTTTTTATCAAAAAGAAACCTTTTGATTAATCTTATTTAAATCAAAAGGTTTCTTTTTTCTACTATTTTTAAACTGACTTACTATTTGAATATTTTTTCTTTAGTATATCTTCACTAGTTTAAGGTTCTTCATCATCGACTATAATCTTATCTTCTTTTATTAAATCTTCATCATCAAGTTTACTATTATCAATATAATCATTTGAAATCTCATCTTTTTTTACAATTTTCACTCTACTGGAGTTAAAAGCAGTAATTAAAAGAATTAATAATACCCATACGTAACTATTTCCTAAAAAGCCATATCTTGAATCGACAAATAAGTCTGCTAAAATTACTAGGGACA
It encodes:
- a CDS encoding M20 family metallopeptidase — its product is MSNNYSNYEEELLNLLQKAVRIKSINPPGNELEMCNLVYDYMTKLNIETYKIEVEENRYDIISILRSESKNPGIIFTGHMDVVPVSEDESTRWEVAPFSGIIKDGFLYGRGASDMKSGLCSIMVAMRYIKENNIPINRDIALVATVDEEDSMKGSKALVGHRLLENFREVVVCEPTNMEICNVGRGRTYGVIDIKGKTGHGSQLSVDKNAILIANKIINKMGETDLSDKAHEIYGSSFWQPLAIHASVDPWVVPDDCELKIDARLVPNHFSDDIWHRIDKILTEVKTEVPSMQANITILDKREPWITDENTELMQNIKNIYESLDYEFITQDFKGTTDGTILRKDGRDVVIVGPGLLSGVHKENEKVLIKNLFKALRLYTELMQK